Proteins from a genomic interval of Deltaproteobacteria bacterium:
- the cysC gene encoding adenylyl-sulfate kinase, with the protein MSSFSEPKAKNLTWHPGKLSSGQRIEKLGQKGAVLWLTGLSASGKSTVAREVELALVENSKNAYVLDGDNIRQGLNSNLGFSPEDRKENIRRIGEVAKLFSEANVITLTAFISPYQADRDLARKLVPAGQFFEIYCAASVEECEDRDPKGLYKKARAGEIKEFTGVSAPYEAPEKPELILYTGKETLEESTKKVLALLQEKGII; encoded by the coding sequence ATGTCTTCGTTTTCAGAACCCAAAGCAAAAAATCTCACCTGGCACCCAGGCAAACTCAGCAGTGGTCAACGAATTGAAAAACTTGGACAGAAAGGCGCTGTCCTTTGGTTGACGGGCCTTTCCGCCTCTGGAAAATCCACTGTCGCTCGCGAAGTGGAGCTGGCCCTGGTCGAAAACAGTAAAAATGCCTATGTGCTGGATGGAGACAATATTCGTCAGGGATTAAACTCAAATTTGGGATTTTCTCCCGAAGACCGCAAGGAAAACATCCGTCGAATTGGCGAAGTGGCCAAGCTTTTTTCCGAGGCCAATGTCATTACCCTTACCGCCTTCATTTCCCCTTATCAGGCCGACCGAGACCTGGCCCGAAAACTGGTGCCTGCCGGACAATTTTTTGAAATTTATTGCGCAGCCAGTGTGGAAGAATGTGAAGACCGCGACCCCAAAGGCCTGTATAAAAAGGCTAGAGCCGGAGAGATTAAAGAATTTACTGGAGTCTCTGCCCCTTACGAAGCCCCCGAAAAACCTGAATTGATTTTATACACCGGCAAGGAAACTCTGGAAGAAAGTACCAAAAAAGTGCTGGCTTTGCTGCAGGAGAAGGGGATTATTTAA
- a CDS encoding phosphoadenylyl-sulfate reductase, whose protein sequence is MDITPQLLTTLEKISDPKDLLKEIFSRFGNRAAIGTSGQLTGSVLIDMACQTGLKPRIFTLDTLRLFPETYELFSEVEKKYGIQIEKVHPDPTKLSEMIREHGEYLFFDSKEKQELCCNIRKVEPNEKMLETLDVWITGLRADQSRARASTAKFEIQSRGENKPPLLKVAPLVDWTEKQLRNYATQHQVPVHPLLNWNHEGWYYESLGCILCTTPIGPNEARRAGRWRWFNALDPNANKECGLHGLKKIGR, encoded by the coding sequence ATGGACATCACTCCACAACTCCTCACCACCCTCGAAAAAATCTCCGATCCCAAAGATCTACTGAAGGAGATCTTCAGCCGCTTTGGAAATCGAGCCGCCATCGGAACCAGCGGACAGCTCACCGGATCGGTCCTGATTGACATGGCCTGCCAGACTGGGCTCAAACCTCGCATCTTCACCCTCGATACCCTCCGGCTTTTTCCGGAGACCTACGAACTTTTTTCCGAGGTCGAAAAAAAATACGGGATTCAAATCGAAAAAGTCCACCCCGATCCCACAAAACTATCAGAAATGATTCGTGAGCATGGGGAGTATCTCTTTTTTGACAGTAAAGAAAAACAGGAACTCTGCTGTAACATCCGCAAAGTGGAACCCAACGAAAAAATGCTAGAGACCTTGGACGTATGGATTACCGGTTTAAGAGCCGATCAATCCAGAGCCCGAGCGAGCACCGCAAAATTTGAAATTCAATCGCGTGGAGAAAACAAGCCTCCCCTTCTGAAAGTGGCCCCTTTGGTAGATTGGACGGAGAAGCAACTCCGCAACTATGCCACGCAACATCAAGTGCCCGTTCATCCATTACTCAACTGGAATCACGAAGGCTGGTATTACGAATCGTTAGGCTGCATTTTATGCACCACCCCCATCGGACCCAACGAAGCCCGCCGTGCAGGGCGTTGGCGCTGGTTTAATGCGCTGGATCCAAATGCAAACAAGGAATGTGGTCTGCATGGGCTGAAAAAAATCGGGAGATGA